The following coding sequences are from one Lolium rigidum isolate FL_2022 chromosome 6, APGP_CSIRO_Lrig_0.1, whole genome shotgun sequence window:
- the LOC124663200 gene encoding protein NRT1/ PTR FAMILY 8.2-like, which yields MEAVEVESKGAHGDDRRTSRNDRRSSWGCTLLLVNNSLQFMSYFGLSTNLVNYFKVELHADSKSAANSVTNWVGTSAITPLAAAYLADSFLGRYWTITLCLVISVAGYGVVTVSASAALQSAVFYAGLYLVALGGAVTPVMASFGADQFGDDESERARQSSFFNWFYFSINVGSLVGGTVLVWVQTAHGWLLGYGIPALLSVLAVVLFSAGTGAYRTHQPPAGSPLTRIAQVVVAAVRKCDVEAPDDAALLHECDGDDGMSAIKGSRRLAHTDQFRFLDKAAVETAGDKGAQPPSPWRLCTVTQVEELKCVLRLLPVWACGIIFTAAYTQMSTTFILQGDTLDPRLGSFRIPAAVLSVFDTLSVMLWVLLYDRAIVPLARRLTGHHGGFTQLVRMGIGFIILTVAMLAAGALEVARRRVLSRHGMFVDADGAEYVPMSIFWQVPQYVVVGAAEVFTFIGQLEFFYDQAPDAMRSVCSGLAAASFALGNYASSLLVAIVVRATVTGGQPGWIPDDINSGHLDYFFWLLAILCVGNFGVYLLVARWYNYKKTMD from the exons ATGGAAGCTGTAGAAGTAGAATCAAAAGGCGCGCATGGTGACGACCGCCGGACGTCCAGGAATGATCGCCGGAGCTCGTGGGGCTGCACTTTGCTTCTCG TGAACAACAGCTTGCAGTTCATGTCCTACTTCGGCTTGTCGACGAACCTGGTGAACTACTTCAAGGTCGAGCTGCACGCCGACAGCAAGTCTGCGGCGAACAGCGTCACCAACTGGGTGGGTACCAGCGCCATCACGCCACTCGCCGCCGCCTACCTTGCCGACTCCTTCCTCGGCAGATACTGGACCATCACCCTCTGCCTCGTCATTTCCGTCGCGGGATACGGAGTGGTGACGGTGAGCGCGTCGGCGGCGCTGCAGAGCGCCGTGTTCTACGCGGGGCTGTACCTGGTGGCCCTCGGCGGCGCGGTGACGCCGGTCATGGCGTCGTTCGGCGCCGACCAGTTCGGTGACGACGAGTCCGAGCGCGCGCGGCAGAGCTCCTTCTTCAATTGGTTCTACTTCTCCATCAACGTGGGCTCGCTTGTCGGCGGCACCGTGCTGGTGTGGGTGCAGACCGCTCACGGCTGGCTGCTCGGCTACGGCATCCCGGCCCTGCTCAGCGTCCTCGCCGTCGTGCTGTTCAGCGCTGGTACTGGCGCGTACCGCACGCACCAGCCGCCGGCGGGCAGCCCGCTCACCAGGATCGCGCAGGTGGTAGTCGCCGCCGTCAGGAAGTGCGACGTGGAGGCGCCGGACGACGCCGCCCTTCTGCACGAGTGCGACGGCGATGATGGCATGTCGGCGATAAAGGGGAGCCGCCGACTCGCGCACACCGACCAGTTCAG GTTCTTGGACAAAGCGGCGGTCGAGACGGCGGGTGACAAGGGGGCGCAGCCGCCGAGCCCGTGGCGGCTCTGCACGGTGACGCAGGTGGAGGAGCTCAAGTGTGTGCTCAGGCTGTTGCCGGTGTGGGCATGCGGCATCATCTTCACGGCAGCCTACACACAGATGTCCACAACCTTCATCCTCCAGGGTGACACCCTAGATCCTCGCCTCGGCAGCTTTCGCATTCCCGCCGCTGTGCTCTCCGTCTTCGACACCCTGAGTGTCATGCTCTGGGTCCTCCTCTACGACCGCGCCATCGTCCCGCTCGCACGCCGCCTCACGGGCCATCACGGAGGGTTCACGCAGCTGGTGCGCATGGGCATCGGCTTCATCATCCTCACCGTTGCCATGCTCGCCGCCGGTGCGCTCGAGGTtgcccgccgccgcgtcctctcgcGCCACGGGATGTTCGTCGACGCGGACGGAGCGGAGTACGTGCCGATGTCGATCTTTTGGCAGGTGCCGCAATACGTGGTGGTGGGGGCTGCGGAGGTGTTCACGTTCATCGGGCAGCTCGAGTTCTTCTACGACCAGGCGCCAGACGCCATGCGAAGCGTCTGCTCGGGGCTTGCCGCTGCGTCGTTCGCACTGGGTAACTATGCTAGCTCGTTGCTCGTGGCTATCGTGGTGCGCGCCACGGTGACTGGCGGGCAGCCCGGGTGGATCCCCGATGACATCAACAGTGGCCACCTCGACTATTTCTTCTGGCTGCTCGCCATACTCTGTGTCGGCAATTTCGGCGTCTACCTGCTGGTCGCACGGTGGTACAACTACAAGAAAACGATGGATTAG